TGAGCAGCCTGAAATGCATCATTTGTAGTTTAGGCTTTTACTTGTCTATTTTACAGCGATCACATTTGCATAACTCTGCCTAGTTTGTCCAGTTTGGCACACCTCGAACAAATGATAAGTAGCTCCCTTCCACGTCCCCATTTTTGACCAATAGGAGGAGGACGctagcctggctctcacgcagacccttagtgcttcgtgcatcttcgttacacttcgtgagaACCAGGTTAGGAGGACGCAGCGCTTTGGGAAATAAATAGCTTGTTCGAAGATAATGAAAAAGcaaatattctcattttcacaTGATTCTACAGTAATAAACATACATAAACCACAAAAACTACACTGACTTTCTGCCAATGAATCACCCTAAATCTTAGACACTGAAACTTTAAGGCATGTCGGGATGtcttcctaaacctaaccaagtggTTTAGCTGCTCAAACGTCACTAAGTCTTAAAGAGCCAAAAGTACATTTTAGCCGGGTTTCCATTCTCTTGTGGAACAAATCTAAAGTGTTCTTTTGAAAAGCTGTGAAAATAGGTTTCGAAGCAGATGCGTTTCTTTCATCTCTGAAATATCTGGGATATTACATCATATCTGGGTAGACTCCAGTCAGTCACATGAGTTTATTGTTGGCCCGTCTCAGACTGGAAACATCTGGTGAGTCACGTCATTGTAATGTTTGCCAGTTCATATGTGATCTGCCAAGTTGTTTCAATTCCCCTTAATGAGTATCAAGTCTGTGttgaaactgacaaaaaaacactcttaaagcgatacaatgtaacttctcaaaaagcccactctggagctccccctacaggcttggaggtaatgtacggttacactgtcgtaaatacaacaccctttcgctttcacgtttcacgtttgttgacgaaccggtgaggagtcagaaggtgcaaactatgtcgaccgagaaggtaagagtaatcaaatgtacctgggagcgtgagaggggtctatttgtttttgcggtatgtgtgccagaaagcaagtcgaagtacttacgctcagctcccggggcggtccagcaaagttacatagtacagtttttccaactcagacccccgaagggcataggagacaggccaatcgtaatattaaaactcattctagccgcacaatttttttcaagctgtattttaaggtagaaatgttacatagtattgctttaagccaGAACGTAATTTCTTTCTGCCCGTTagtgaaagatttttttttttattcttgtcGTATCCATTTGCCTTTTCTTATCCACATCTTCtaaatcaaaaatcaaaattGTAAATCAAAAATGACAATGGAAACCCATCTAATGACTGAAACTGAGTGAAATAAAATGTAGAAGGTGATGAGGTTTGAAAAGTACTGGTTTTCCATTCCCTCGGTTTTTACAACCTACTAATGAAGACATCGTTTCACCTCTTAAAATGTCATGCCATTTCTACCCTATGCTAacaaaattaattatttttattttcatactgTGACAATTTCAAAAATCGCTGTGAGATAAAGTTGGAAATAATTCAAAATGGCAGCAAAAAAGTTTACATCTTACCTATACAAACTATGTCCATAAAGCCGTACATGCCGTAGCATATCTGGAACAGAAGGTCCTGCCGCTGCCACTTGGCTGAGGGGCTAAGAGATGACCACACCAACCAAGAGACACTCGCAATGAGGAATAGAGAGCCCAGGATTATGGCTGCGATCTGCACCTTTTCAATCACAGTCAGAGAGATGGCCTGCCACTGCATACAGTTAGAGTGAGACACAGAAATCCACAGATGCTTTCTCTTAGCTCTAGATTGTGAAATGTGTTTTGATCATATCATATGTGTATGTATGGTTTATCACAGTCTGACAAATGTGCCTATACCTCTGAAGACCACCAAGTTTCCATAGAAAACATATGTCTTTGTTAGCAGaacttcactcttttttttaatggtttaacTACCACAACCTCACGGAGAGTTTGCCGGCCAGCACCGTACACTAATCTCAACATAAATTTACGGAACATTTATGCAAATTAGGAAAAGTTAATTTACATATACATACTTCTGATAATTGTTTTTGTGGCCGCtcaaattctttatttttcacttaaACTACCATTGACCAGAGAGTTATGTAATGGCAGATTTGACTGCTGCCAAATTCAGGCATCATCCAGATGGAAGGTTACTGAGGGAGCCTTATGTGTGAAGAATTTCCCTTTAACACCTTTCGCAGCCAGAAATCATTGGACGACTTCATATATATAGACTGTGTAAAAATGATTGGCGTATTTGGAGTGGAAGTGCCTTTAacctgcttttattttatggacAGCGGGGGGAAAGTTGTACCTCAAATGATGTACTTTAGAGAGGAGCTTTAGTGATATGTATGGTCGGTACTACTTCCATAGGGGTGTCGTTATGTAAATCAGAGAGTGGGCCCGAGGATATCTTCAGACTACCGTTGCTTGGCAGCTTTATGTCTGTTTGTTATCTctgttgatttgatttgttgtgCGAACGCATTGCATACGTCTTTGTGCTGATCTAATAAAACGCAGCATACACGTCCATTTGTTGCCCATGTGTACATCCGCAACCAGTTGTAATCCGCCATGAGAGACAATCACCTTACTTCTCACAATGTTTTTTTGACCCCCATAAACATTTTGTCATTGAGTTTACGATTTAAATCAGCAGTTTTACATATTCTTGGTTAAAAGCTTTAAAGTGGAAGTCCACAAACCTTGAGGTGATGTCACAGTGGTTATGTCCACCTTGTATATAAAGTGTCACAAAGTTTGGTTGTATTACTCAGCGTTTCAAAACATGCAGCATCTTATAGCTTTGATCCTGGAATCATGTATCGTACATCTCtttcttatttgttttgtttgcttggTCATGTGAAGCTTCCCACTAAGGATCAGTGTGATGACTGGACAAAGTCTGAAATGACTCAGCAgctgcactaatgtaaacactGCGTGGCCTCTATTGTATACCATTACATTTACCTCATGATGCGTAACCCACAAAGCCACTCAAATCTGGCAAAATAAGGTTTGTCCATGGCTTTCTGCTCTAAGTCTAAAATTAAGGACAATATTCAACTTTTAAATTCCAGGAAGAATTTCTTTCACAATTATCATCGAAGACTCAGAGAGTAACAAATACCACTTTCAGTGTACCTGCAGTGGATTTTTGGTGCTGATGGCCAGGACCTGATACTTGAAGTAGCAAATCTCACAGCTCCAGGAGCCCCTCTCACTGATCCAGCGGATAAGGCAGGACTGGTGAGTACAGCGCACAGAGCCGTTACAGCGACAAGGGCTCAACAGCTCCCCCTGCAGGACACAAAAAGTAGCTGCATGAGACACGCATTGACAGAGGCTGCTGTATTGTCTGTTAAAGCTGTCAGTGAATTGATTTTTGAAAATATAATACAGTCCTGACAAATCTGACAAAGACATTGTTTGAGGGTATTTTAAACAAGGACTTGTTTGTGTCGTGCGAATGCAAATATAATGCAGACATCATCATATCAATTAATTCCTTTCAGTTTTTTATCTTACCTGGAAATTTTATTATTCAGATCAGTCATATCAACATGAGACGTACGAGACAATGTTTGACAGTAGTTTGAGGCCTTAACTTTACAACTGTAAATATAATTTGGTTTTATGACAGTTGTACAATCAAAGTTAAGGTTCAGCCAGTGAGCTCTTCTGGTTCTTCTGAGGTCGTGTTGTGTGAGTCTTCTTTAGTAGCAggtgtgttttatttaaacaactATCTGACAGAATTCAATTTAAAGTTGCCACACAAGTGTATCCATATGTaactaataaataaaagaaCTCTTTGAATTTCTTTGCATTCCAAAAATATGCATTATTCACTACCTGCACATGCAACCTCACAGTGATGAATGATCCATCAGTGGCGAACAGGATCCTGTAACACCAGCCTCTATTTTCAGAAACCTTAGATATCGTCGACTCTTCATCTTCTTTTTGACAGGCCCCTAACTAACACTCACAAAGGGTCCTATCTGGTGCAGCTTTACTGTCATTTCCTACTGCTTTGAACATTGTTTGTCTTTCTGTGCAGCTATTTTTCTGACAGCTCTTGATGCTTTGTTATAATTTGAGTTGAAGTAATCACGTGTACTGAAAATAGCTTGTGAGTCCTACAAAATCAGTAAAGCTAAGATACTAAGCACACAACAAGTAAGGGTTGCACAGTATGAAGGGGCACATATGCCATATTTGCACATATTTATGCAATATGAATATTCAAGGAATAGctccaaaaacatgttttttggaCCAAATAGTCTACTAACTCATCTAACTCTACTGGCTTGCCTGCTGTGGAATATTTGAAGATTTTTGGAACGTGATCAGCGCCTAAAAATTATCTTAATTTTTGGAGGTTGTTTCCAATGGTCTAATATGGCTTATAAAAGTAAGCGCTGCTCGCAGGATATTAAACGCAAGAAGAATGCATAGTTACCCTCTGACTTGAAAGGAAAACAtaactattttcttttctttagatGTCATCTACTACCAATCAAAGGATGTAATCTTCCTCAGTATGTGATATTCTTGGAACATGATACTATCAGCTGCTCAACACCTTCATCTGAAAACCGTTTGCCTCGCTCATGCAACTTCTCTTCAGCATCTAAAGAAATCACGGAACATCTGGTGCTGGTTTATGCTGCCAATATGAAGCTCCCTGAGGCTATTGGACTGACAACTGTCTCATCTGTTTCactgtattttctgtctgtctcaaGATGATGTGCAAGATATTTAATCATTTACTGTACTGGAGGGGGAAATGAAAAACTTTAGGGACTTGTAGTAAAGTCCGATTCTTCGAGGTTGTCTTCATTCTGTGGATTTGACATGATCAGACCCTCACATGGTGGGCAAGGTTATATGGCATAAATGTTTTAGAATATTTCTTTTTCCTTAACTTCCACTGTGTCCACCTCCTTTGTTCTCTTTCACGGAAATAGAGACACCTGAGTTGTACTTTATGTGACCTCTCTGTAGTCTGGAGGAATGATTAAAGGTTTGATCACTTGAGGTTTAAAGTCAAGGGACACAAGAGTCCTTGAGCCAAATTAATAAACACATAATATCTTCTTCATTCAAATCCCTATGAATAACTATAGTAAGCATCAGTAAAAACTTTCTTAAATGTCAAGGAATACTTTTGTAACCTTTCATTTATGACTGCTGGACTTTACTGCACAGTACATTTCAAACCCCTGCTTCTCCGCAGCCCATCCTTAATTGTGCTCTTTGTCTGCCCACTGCTACCTTCCAATGGTATAATTCAGTAGTTACTCTGGATCTTTACTTCAAAGTCAGAGCAAAACTGATGGGCACTTACAGATACTTGACCCACATTCACATTGATGAATTTGATGTGATATTTAATATGTgttttcttaaaggagaagtgtGTAGGATTTTGTGACATCGTGTGGTGAAGTGGTAGATTGCAACCAAGCAACTGAAAACCCCTGCCTTACTCTATCCAAACCTGTAAGGGAATCTACAGTGACCCCAAAACGGCCATGAAAATAGGGTAATGACTCGCTTTACAGCCAATAATTAGTTGATCCATTCTGGGTTACCATGGTAACATGATGGCGCAATGTGACCCACAGCGTCTTTAGATATAAACTGCTTATCCCAAGGTGCCTAAAACCATTTTATCTTAACAATTTcacacaaataaaaatataattatGACTATCATGTCACATTAACATTACTCAAAGATCTTCCTAAATGTTACATACTGGAACTTGAAAAGGAAACATTATATAGAGTTTGCATTTTCAGAAAAGTCGAAGTCTGTAAAAAGGTCTCATGCTGCTGTAATATATATGATGAAGTTGCTTTTCCTGGCCCCACAGGGAGCAGTGTGATGTCATCTGAGTGATGTCACTTACTACAATAGCTCCTGGTGGCTTAAGGCTGTATCCATTTAACATTTGCAACTAGCTAGCTAGCCTTACACATCCGAATCTTAATCTGTGCTCAGAAAACAGGGCTTGACACCCTCTTGGAAGCAGAAGTCTTGGTAGCCCAGCCTTCTTCAGTTTAGACTAGTGGTTCTCAACCTCGTGCCAACCCCCCTCAGAATAATCTAATAATGAGAATCTTtggtttaaagtctgtttaattGGAAGTCCAGGGAATTTACGGAAGTGGAAAATTGAACTGTTGGATTTCATATTAGaaactgaaaacagatccaTTGGTGGGTAACGTGAATGTTTTGTTCCAAATCCTCAATGTGGAGATATAACGTTCAACAAAATATCTCAAAATCAATCATCTTGTGGTCGTTTGagtgaggtgttttttttctttctctctcatttCAATGATGGCATACCTTTCTGTTTATGCAGTACAATAGTGAATTTGGTCGGGTGACCTGCTTGTGAACTCTTACTCGTGGATTGTAACCAACCTGGGTCCCTCCAACAGACTACACAGAGCCAAAACACCCATTAAGAAAGGAACACGGAGCAACTGCAAACATCTTGAATGTATTTCAAGTCTGTGACAGTTGTGTCTCTCTGTGATCTCTGTTGGTGTTCATTTTCTTCCTTGCATTAGTAATCCCTACCTTGTTGGTTTTTCTGGTTATCTTTAAACTCCGTCTTGATGTTTTGTGTAATTTCATGGGTGTCATTTTGTCATCATTTTGATAGTCTTTGTTGTGGTTTGGTTTAGTAATGACTACAGAAGAGCTATTTTCACACAGAAAACTTTCTCTATTTCAAGCACAGAAACCACATCAACACTTTGATGTCATAACTTTACCTTTTCTGGCCCCTGGAAGCAGATCCGGCACTGAGGCGTCCGCATCCCACTCTCTGAGAGACTCGGTAGAGAAGCTGCATCCAGGCCTCCTCCCTGGAATTTGGTCTCTTCCTTATCCTCAAAAGCCAAACTGCGTGGCCGGGGGTCAGACCCATAATACTCCTCCTCATCATCCCGCTGAGAGCAACTCATCTGTGGCCAACCACAGCCTCCAATAGCAAGCCCTCTCATCCTTGTCTGTGTGTCCGTGCCTGTGCCTGTGTCAGTCCTCCTGCTTGATTCAGAACGCATCAGTAACAACACCTGAAGTTCACTGAAAAACATCCAGATCCGATACTTGAACATACTTTAGCAGCTTTAAAACTCAGGCTCCACTGCTTTGTGAAACAAAAAGAGCCTTCTGCTTGGCTTTGATATCCCCTTCTCCATCACATATGCACCACATATAatttaaaaattattattattattattattattattattattattattattattattattttattatgtagCCATTTAAGCAGTTGATTCAACTAAACAGTTTGCATCCAGTTAAAATAAGGATTTCTGTTAAGAAAGCATGCGCAGCACATGATAGGCTATTAGATCAGCCCATAGCTCTTTGCATATCCTGTTGTTATAGCATGTGCACCGCATTCCGGCCAATAGGGAAAGATTATTTTCTCATGGAcagagacgtttttttttttttttgtcgggATTCAATGGAGGCTGGGAGCTGTTTGGTGTGAGCCACAAAAATTAAAGTCAATGTGTTCCATCAGCATCTTTTCATCTGTGCTCTTTACCCAGCTGCTGGTATCCGAAGGTCCAAACGGGTCCTCTTGACGTTTTAAACGATGAGCAGGAACTGTCCAAGCTTTGCCACAAAATGTTTCCCTCCTCAAGTGGAAAAGCAACTAGGGTGTCTGGTATTAAATCATATAAACAACCAAGTCCTTTATGTATGACTTTCTCATTCAACCACAGAGGAGATTAAATCAAAAGAGGTGATAAACATGTACCCTTTGTTGTCTCGTGGTGGCACCCATCAGTTCACCGCTgtttcctcttttcttcttgGCTGTAGCCTTAGCCTATAGTCTTTTAGCCTatagtctttttttcccctatttTTTTTAGCCGGTAGATCGAGCGGGGTTCGTCCCACACCTTTTGTCCCAGCAGCTCCGATAGCCCGATTTCAAAGTTACAATCCGGTGGTGTTTTATGACAGCAATTAAGGTGAAGCAAAATCAAATTGACGGGctatttagaaaaagaaaaaaaaatcaatttcacaTCAACTTGTAATGTCACTTCTTCCCCCAACCATCTCTGCACCACAAATCAATAAGAAGAGCGGGTAGATACCAGATATGGATTCCTGCAAACACAAAATGAACCGACAACAAACTACAACTGCCTCTTACTGGTCGCTCAAAACAACCGCACATCACATCTTCACCAGTTCCTTTAAAGGCCTCCGGTAATCAGCGGGACAACAAAGTGCCTCTTCCTAGGCAGACTCTAGTAATGTGCCTTGCTCGGCTGGCCTTCTTCCTCATTTTTCTCGGGAGACTGCAAATTGATTCTAACAGTGGTTTGCAGGCGTGAAACGCGAACTTCCATATCAGTACACATCCCGTGGTTTTCCATTAGGGCACCCTCGCTCCGTGCAGCTGACGGGAAATGAGCTCCATCCGTTGTAGGCAGTGTGATGACAGAAGCTGCTGTCCAAGGTGCTGATATTCATGTGACGTAGGGGCCACGTGGTTATTCATCTGCTGACCAGAAACAATCGCTGCGATTAACCGATGAGTTGTTTGTGTGAGCATGGACTTGTACAACTATCTCCATGACAACCAATATGAGTTTTGGACCACAGGAGTGAGGACATTTTGGGAATCCCTTTAAATAGCTGCTCAGTTTTTGAGTTTAGTTAGATTCTGGTTAGGGCGAAAAAAGCCATCTGGATGATGGTTAAAGGGCAAGAGGGATACATGGAAGTGATCCTAATGTACTTATAAGGAGAACTTTGCGTTTGTGTGTCTATCATTGTActgtaaaacagagaaaagCTCTCCAGAAAACGATGTGTTCACAATAGTGTCTTCATATCCACGATTCAGAGAGGACTGTCtaatgtttattattatataaacACTTCCTCTGTTCCATCATCACAAAGAGAAGGATAGTAATTATGTGTTGAATGAGGCTCCTCTGAACAAAGAGAAAGGCATTAGGAAATAAAAATCATCACTTGACAATCATCTGAGGGCTGCTTCTTATTAGAATATATATTGTAAAAAACAGGTATCAGCTAGTTAGTTTTAGAGAGACAAGAAAACACAATGAATAACCACGGCTTGTGTTTGATTGACTAAAAAGAAGCTTGCACAATAAAAACTTGAATTTCAGTTTGTGTTTCATGCTAGTACTTGTATCAAACTCTTAAAAAACAGCGTTTTGAGTGAGTGCTTTTTATGAAAAAGGAGCAAAATTTTTCACACAGTTATTTGGCTTTATTTCGACATGAAGCAAATCTACTGTTTCAACTAAATATACGTGGGTCAGCATGATATACTTGAATATTATTTGAATAGATTCCCCCCATTGggtgatgaataaagtatttttctattctattctatatactCATGCTGATTCAATTTATTTGCTGCAACTGGGCACTCATTTCATTGAGTTGATtgaacaatttttttattttggatgCTGATTGAACCAGTGTATGTATACACAGAATAATCCATATGAtctgtttgaatttttttcaacAAGACTGACAGAGCGACTTCAAAGCTCTGCTTTGTAGAAGAAGAATCATTTACGTTTAACTTTCTGCATGCAGTGAAATAGAATTAATTGGGTACAAATGATGATATTAGGTTAAAAAACAAATGTGAGGCCTTTGTGTTATACAATTAGGATGGCTCACCCTTCAACTGGAAGTTTACTCGTTCAATCCCCAATTAAACCAGTCTACATCTTAAAGTATTCTTGAACATACTGAGCTCCCGTAATGTGTTTCTCACTTGTAAGTCAATCTGGATAAAAGCATTTGCCAACTGAATGTAATTATTTGATTTAAGGGAAATCATCTTACATTACACTGCTTACTGTAATTCATTCATGACAAGTTGATTGGAAAGGATCCATTTCATGTAACTTTCTGGTGTCATTTGTACCAATACAAAAACATTTCAGTCATCTCAGTTAATTTCAATCAGACCCAATCCTGGTCAATGAGTCGAATCAACTCTAATAGATTATATGACCTGATCCTAAGAAGTAGAAAGCTTAATTGcttcatgctgaaaaaaagggATTGTTTGCAAAATGTTGTCATATATATTCTCATAttcttatatacatatatatttttatatatatataattatttattGCCTGCAGTTAGTGTGGCATTCCACAGTGGTAAAGTCATGAGGACTGTGCACTTTGCTTAACCTGTCTTAGATTGTTGTACTTTTTCATACAGGATTATTCAAATTAGATCACAATTATCTGCAGGAAAGGTATTAGACATACAATGTTTCTTTCAGAATAATAAGAGGTTTTATGGGGACTTTCAGTGACCTCTCATATGTTAAATGCTTCAACCAATTGTGGTTTTCTTAACGAACATGTAATCGCTCAATGTTAAGCTTGACTATTCTCTGCAGAGATTCATAAATGCACAGCAAATGTATATCAAAAAGGTGACTGAGAGTTTAAATGCTCTGTTAGAATCTTAATGTGCACAACACTTCATTACATTTCCTGAtgtctttaaaacaaaaacagaacaaacagatTGACAGTCGACTAAAAGACAGAGACTGATGGAGAAAGGACAAATAAAGGAAATATGGAATGGCTTAGGCAGGGCTGTAGTCAAGACCACCTTTGTCGAGTCCAAGACAAGTCCAAGACCAGGACCGGTCGAGACCAAGTCAAGACCGAGTCCAAAAGACTCGAGTAAAGACCGAGTCCAGGACAGAAAAGAACAAGTTGTATGCATGACAGTATAAAGTCAATAATTTTGGATTATTATTTGTTGATCTAAAAGCAAAAATAGTGTCACAACACCCAGGATTTGTAAGTATAACCATTCCCCTTGATATCAcataatctaatctaaagaaaACAGAATGATATAAGGTGATACCTATAGTTACAACTGATACAAACTCCAATCCACTACTATTACCAATGCTAAGGTACCAGTACTGAGCATTTGAGCAACTAAATTACAATATAGCTTCACTCCAGACATAGACAAGAATGACCAGTATTACCAGTGTACTCCTATGGTTGGTTTATGCCTTCCCTGGAAAAACAATATTGTATCATTTTGTTATTTAGATGTGCGCTAATGAGAAAGACATCTATTTTTAGAAAACATTAAAGTTTGGTTAAATAACAATAAACAGAGTGCAATTTAGAATatgttctttttatttccaAAAAAAGTGCAGAAGTTGTTTAcggaggacacacacacacacacacacacacacacacacacacacacacacacacagagattgCACTCAAGGAGTAAAATCAATTGTAACAGTGGTATActtcaaaacctttttttaacaaaaagtcTAACAAGAAAAACCAATCTGAGTAAATTATCGACAAACTTTTAGTTGCAAACAGAATGCAATACTCTAAAATTTGTTGATGATTAActcagatttgtttttcttataaGTGAAGTAAGTAAAACTACTAATGTGAATGTCTTGTGAATTAGTAGCTTTACTTACCTCActtacaagaaaaacaaatctgagTAAATCATCAACAAATTTTAGAGTGTAGCATTCTGTTTGCAACTAAAAGTTTGTGGATAATTTActcagatttgtttttcttgtaagTGAGGTAAGTAAAACTACTAATGAATGTTTgtgaacaagaaaaacaaattgtGTAAATTatcaacaaacttttacatAAATGAAGTTTGAAGTCGTCCCAGATGTCTCCGAGATAGTCGATTTGCAGAATCTGCAATctgccctgtgtttttttttcagtgatgtgCTAAGAAATTATTTGTGTTTAGTAAAACCAAGTTTCACTATAGCGGAATTGGCCGACATcttctcactgtgtgtgtgaatcaaTAAATGAACGATAAGGATCAGAACGTTGGCAAGGCTCAGATGCAGGGCGCGCGAAAATAAACTGGTGTGTGATTGGTTATCAAGTGGTTACTTTTCCCttgaatattgtaacaaaataaagacGCCTGGACTCGGTCGAACCAAGAACCATATTTGGCAAGACCAGTGGCCGAGACCGAGACAAGTCCAAGTCAAATACCAGCGAGTCCGAGACAAGTCCGAGACCATAAAAAAACGATCTCGAGTCTGGACTCGAGTCCAAGACCGGACTCGAGTACTACAGCCCTGGGCTTAGGTATGATTTGTTTGATTGCGGTAAACATCCAAACAACAGAGAAATGATAACACATGTTCATCATCCATGTAGTAACATAAAACCTgataacagaacagaacacagaGGAGGCCGCTGGATCGTCGGTAAGATAACAAAGGGTTCAGCGACTGTTAGTGGACTGTGGTAAACATCCTCACAGAAACTGGTGTAATaccttttgtttgtatggatCTGTATTATTTATCGATCTTAATCATATATTACGCATTTGGACacttattttcttttcaaagtGGTTACACAAAACATAAGACACATTATCAACACCGAGTACAAGGCAAACATTATTAGATTTCTCAGCACAGCCACTGCTTGTCCTGATAACAGCTCAACAATTTCTCCATTCTCTCAATCAACCTCATGAGGTCGTCACCTGAAGCTTTCAAAACCGTTTTGTAGGAGTTCACACGCATAGTAAACTCTCGTTGTCCTTTTTTCCCTCACTCTGTGGTCCTACTCATCCCAGACCATCTTAGTAGGTTTGACT
The Odontesthes bonariensis isolate fOdoBon6 chromosome 3, fOdoBon6.hap1, whole genome shotgun sequence DNA segment above includes these coding regions:
- the LOC142377073 gene encoding E3 ubiquitin-protein ligase MARCHF9-like; this encodes MFKYRIWMFFSELQVLLLMRSESSRRTDTGTGTDTQTRMRGLAIGGCGWPQMSCSQRDDEEEYYGSDPRPRSLAFEDKEETKFQGGGLDAASLPSLSESGMRTPQCRICFQGPEKGELLSPCRCNGSVRCTHQSCLIRWISERGSWSCEICYFKYQVLAISTKNPLQWQAISLTVIEKVQIAAIILGSLFLIASVSWLVWSSLSPSAKWQRQDLLFQICYGMYGFMDIVCIGLIIHEGSSVYRIFKRWRAVNQKWKVLNYEKAKDLGDHISSSCKAAGRVERNSSITASDSGQRMSRHVRTILNHHCGYTILHILSQLRSTNLHGTNQEVVMRVTTV